A stretch of Gemmobacter fulvus DNA encodes these proteins:
- a CDS encoding sigma-54-dependent Fis family transcriptional regulator, with protein sequence MQADIDHIQEIEAMSQRAAFRGARSVRDPIVVESWLRCLEKHGLDPAARSEAYIVPDSALRFHRQRSEDLISIARSGIDGLYKLVAGQNYVLLLSDSAGVTVEYLGEAAQKDALRKSGLYLGAEWSEARAGTCALGACIESGEPLIIHQSDHFDVSHGALSCTAAPIYDTSGALTAVLDVSLLSSPMPRASQFLALNLVRQAARRIEMANIMAESRRDWVLRLAGSPDFLDVDPEAALSLDSGGRVIGMTNGAARLMARSLGLDWREGARLIGRHVSEVFDLGLETLEGLTRQRDARDRFIETRDGYRLFAHAIEPQRSFVPRIARARHIPAELRDLAGDDPGMTQLLEQAAALANGQMPLLIDGESGAGKSTLARAIHAIGRRGPCITVACETIDEDESAILFGREDKRHFEPGWIDAAEGGTLILDNLEDLPPRLQARLVSLLTEHSYRPVGATRERRSTARIIVTTAADLADLAARNSLRRDLLHRVSGTRLSLPALRQRRDILGLADKLFAQAFGTAVRFDATAVAALANHDWTGNLHALTSLATTLAATIRQTGDSAEAITLTDKDFPPHLRAQGGDHTPNAQVILARLLDEAGWNVSAVARQLGVDRSTIHRQILRYGLSRA encoded by the coding sequence ATGCAGGCCGATATTGACCATATCCAGGAAATCGAGGCGATGTCGCAACGGGCGGCCTTTCGGGGTGCCCGCAGCGTGCGTGACCCGATCGTGGTCGAAAGCTGGCTGCGCTGCCTTGAAAAGCACGGGCTTGATCCGGCAGCCCGGTCCGAGGCATATATCGTGCCCGACAGCGCCCTGCGCTTTCACCGCCAGCGATCCGAAGATCTGATCTCCATTGCGCGGTCGGGGATTGACGGGCTCTACAAGCTGGTCGCCGGGCAGAACTATGTCCTGCTGCTGTCGGACAGCGCCGGGGTGACGGTCGAATATCTGGGCGAAGCGGCGCAGAAGGATGCGCTGCGCAAAAGCGGGCTGTATCTTGGGGCCGAATGGTCCGAGGCACGGGCGGGCACCTGTGCGCTGGGGGCGTGTATTGAATCGGGCGAGCCGCTGATCATCCATCAAAGCGACCATTTCGATGTGAGCCATGGTGCGCTGTCCTGCACCGCCGCGCCGATCTATGACACCAGCGGCGCGCTGACGGCGGTTCTGGATGTCTCGTTGCTGTCATCGCCGATGCCGCGCGCCAGCCAGTTTCTGGCGCTCAATCTGGTGCGGCAAGCGGCACGGCGGATCGAGATGGCCAATATCATGGCCGAAAGCCGCCGCGACTGGGTGCTGCGCCTTGCGGGCAGCCCGGACTTTCTGGATGTCGACCCCGAAGCGGCCCTGTCGCTGGACAGTGGCGGGCGGGTGATCGGCATGACCAATGGCGCGGCGCGGCTGATGGCGCGTTCGCTGGGGCTGGACTGGCGCGAGGGCGCGCGTCTGATCGGGCGCCATGTCTCGGAAGTGTTCGATCTGGGGCTGGAGACGCTGGAGGGCCTGACCCGCCAGCGTGATGCCCGCGACCGTTTCATCGAAACCCGCGACGGCTATCGCCTGTTCGCCCATGCCATCGAGCCGCAGCGCAGCTTCGTGCCCCGGATTGCGCGGGCGCGGCACATCCCGGCAGAATTGCGCGATCTGGCGGGCGATGATCCGGGGATGACGCAACTGCTGGAACAGGCGGCGGCGCTGGCCAATGGGCAGATGCCGTTGTTGATCGACGGGGAATCGGGTGCAGGCAAATCGACGCTGGCCCGCGCCATCCATGCCATTGGCCGCCGGGGGCCTTGTATCACCGTGGCCTGCGAAACCATTGACGAGGATGAGTCCGCGATCCTGTTCGGGCGCGAGGACAAACGCCATTTCGAGCCGGGATGGATTGACGCGGCCGAGGGCGGCACGCTGATCCTCGACAATCTGGAAGACCTGCCGCCCCGGCTTCAGGCGCGGTTGGTCTCGCTGCTGACGGAACACAGCTATCGCCCGGTCGGGGCCACGCGCGAACGGCGCTCCACCGCGCGGATCATCGTCACCACGGCGGCGGATCTGGCCGACCTGGCGGCCCGCAACAGCCTGCGCCGCGATCTGCTGCATCGGGTCTCGGGCACCCGCCTGAGCCTGCCCGCGCTGCGCCAGCGGCGCGATATTCTGGGCCTTGCCGACAAGCTGTTTGCGCAGGCCTTTGGCACGGCGGTCCGGTTCGATGCGACGGCGGTGGCGGCGCTGGCCAATCACGACTGGACCGGCAATCTGCATGCCTTGACCAGCCTTGCCACCACGCTCGCCGCGACCATCCGCCAGACCGGCGACAGCGCCGAGGCGATCACGCTGACGGACAAGGATTTTCCGCCGCATCTGCGGGCGCAGGGCGGCGATCACACGCCCAATGCGCAGGTCATTCTGGCCCGGTTGCTGGACGAGGCGGGGTGGAACGTCTCGGCGGTGGCGCGCCAGCTTGGCGTGGACCGCAGCACCATTCACCGGCAGATCCTGCGTTACGGTTTGTCGCGGGCCTGA